The Edaphobacter sp. 12200R-103 genome contains a region encoding:
- a CDS encoding alpha-L-arabinofuranosidase C-terminal domain-containing protein yields the protein MAATAAGPLSAASSPLLPSIVPSGGKSKIAVLLVDTDRVTVSIDGKIYGQFLEHINHSVEDGLFAEQIRGAGFEGEDFKTYWEKFSDRGHVELADIDFQNGKKSVRLQVDGGHASIRQGRLFLEAGIKYDGSIWIKREKGAPQLTLRVTSSTGATITSMPLIFVDSDWQEIPYSFTSPVRDTQALIELSASGHGALLLDFVSMMRADVRHDGMLRPDLLQALRGLQPSFIRWPGGSFASTYKWKEGIGRYASRGYHPNTYWGGYSDYFGFGTDEFLGLCRKLNAEPLITLACPGIKAEQIEYAMDWVHYLNDPPATQWGKLRMSNGHPDPYGVRFFQIDNEPMNNGFTPEQYAEIVNVYGSRLRAIAPDARIVACGQKRSNDMDWSEKVIDLAGDNFDILGCHNYEYEPENFQTGLRRIRDYLVKLRDYVRVSKHPNIEIGVLEWSLQHTYDWRAGLHAAGSLILYEELSPNLTMTCPALLMRNTTDDPKWTSSIYHDHVSWFPGGSYVVEKLFREHYAERYLASASGAFHDVPDRQILFDKISTTIPTEWVDGSIEAVATASTDRRRIVIKAVNYQAERNVLLVRLQGAAVPDNAVMTLHTITAGLMDSASLDHPNAIMPVSRPLNYAKDFSVDLEPYTVAVIVVEGK from the coding sequence TTGGCAGCTACTGCTGCAGGCCCACTATCTGCTGCGTCCAGCCCATTGCTTCCCAGCATTGTTCCCTCTGGAGGTAAATCCAAAATCGCCGTCTTGCTCGTTGATACCGATAGAGTGACTGTTTCGATCGATGGGAAAATTTATGGCCAGTTTCTCGAACACATCAACCATTCGGTGGAGGATGGGCTCTTTGCCGAACAGATTCGCGGTGCAGGGTTCGAGGGCGAAGACTTCAAGACATACTGGGAGAAGTTCTCGGACCGCGGCCATGTCGAACTAGCAGACATTGATTTTCAGAACGGCAAGAAGAGTGTACGTCTGCAGGTCGATGGTGGTCACGCGAGCATCCGGCAAGGTCGTCTCTTTCTTGAAGCGGGAATCAAGTATGACGGCTCGATCTGGATCAAACGCGAAAAGGGAGCTCCTCAATTGACACTTAGGGTGACTAGCTCCACAGGGGCCACGATCACATCAATGCCGCTTATATTCGTCGATTCAGATTGGCAAGAGATCCCCTACTCGTTCACCAGCCCTGTGAGAGATACTCAGGCGTTGATCGAGCTAAGTGCATCGGGCCATGGCGCACTCTTACTCGATTTCGTCTCAATGATGCGCGCAGACGTTCGGCACGATGGCATGTTGCGCCCCGACTTGCTGCAGGCTCTCAGGGGTCTCCAGCCGTCTTTTATCCGTTGGCCTGGAGGTTCCTTTGCTTCCACATACAAGTGGAAAGAAGGTATCGGTCGGTATGCGTCGCGCGGTTACCATCCCAACACCTACTGGGGAGGGTACTCGGATTACTTTGGATTCGGAACAGATGAGTTTCTGGGGCTCTGCAGAAAGCTCAACGCCGAGCCCCTGATTACACTGGCTTGCCCAGGCATAAAAGCCGAGCAGATCGAGTACGCCATGGATTGGGTTCACTATCTCAATGATCCCCCAGCCACCCAATGGGGAAAGCTGCGAATGTCCAACGGCCATCCTGATCCTTACGGTGTGAGATTCTTTCAGATCGACAACGAGCCTATGAATAATGGCTTTACTCCTGAGCAGTACGCGGAAATTGTTAATGTCTATGGCAGTCGGCTGCGCGCAATTGCTCCTGACGCGCGAATCGTGGCATGTGGACAGAAACGGTCCAATGATATGGATTGGAGCGAGAAAGTGATCGATCTCGCGGGAGATAATTTCGACATCCTTGGCTGTCACAATTACGAGTACGAACCGGAGAACTTCCAGACTGGTCTGCGACGCATTCGCGATTACCTTGTTAAGTTGCGGGACTACGTGCGTGTTTCGAAGCACCCAAATATTGAAATCGGAGTTCTCGAGTGGAGCCTTCAACATACTTACGATTGGCGCGCTGGCCTTCATGCGGCCGGAAGCCTAATACTCTACGAAGAACTCAGCCCCAATCTGACTATGACCTGTCCTGCGCTTCTTATGCGGAACACGACCGACGATCCCAAGTGGACCTCTTCCATCTACCATGACCACGTTTCTTGGTTTCCAGGCGGGAGCTACGTGGTTGAAAAGCTTTTTCGCGAGCACTACGCAGAACGGTATCTCGCTTCCGCATCCGGAGCCTTCCATGATGTTCCCGACCGCCAGATTCTATTCGATAAGATATCGACAACGATCCCAACAGAATGGGTAGATGGTTCTATCGAAGCGGTGGCCACAGCAAGCACTGACCGCCGTCGCATTGTGATCAAAGCTGTCAACTACCAGGCGGAACGGAACGTTCTGCTCGTGCGGCTGCAGGGCGCTGCCGTGCCAGACAATGCGGTCATGACGTTGCACACCATCACCGCGGGTCTAATGGATTCTGCTTCCCTAGATCATCCGAATGCGATCATGCCCGTGAGTCGGCCATTGAATTATGCGAAAGACTTCTCTGTAG